From Melitaea cinxia chromosome 30, ilMelCinx1.1, whole genome shotgun sequence, one genomic window encodes:
- the LOC123668283 gene encoding uncharacterized protein C1orf198 homolog, with amino-acid sequence MALSAIAEDYFRSMNPIASKIHEDIVEAKNSYENIWDTLTEKEQAEIINESIIKPDIVLKYALLDNLDFDINEPPVRKDNLMSFFGREHGLRMIQDENTSYRDEHSAPFLYQTKSQLNLCVLSEHRVPKDVKCTSPPPIMTELALSHSKVVNELKNALKSHDVLKSTFKEKETHDRTDRDVISPTGFISKFMGNFKSKDEERECLMPSLPQTQIVASSENFFRTNFKSPQNECKFEKDYRSSVIKSHSDLSEENRGLLSSSQASSGTDFQSTETLTETSTLPKTGYDFLDNW; translated from the exons ATGGCGTTGAGCGCTATAGCAGAAGATTATTTTCGTTCTATGAATCCCATAGCCTCTAAAATTCACGAAGATATTGTCGAAGCCAAAAATTCCTATGAAAATATATGGGATACGCTCACGGAAAAGGAACAG gctgaaataataaatgaatccaTAATAAAACCCGATATAGTCCTTAAATATGCTCTACTTGACAATTTAGATTTTGATATCAACGAGCCACCGGTACGAAAAGACAATTTAATGTCATTCTTTGGCCGTGAACATGGCTTACGGATGATTCAAGATGAGAACACATCATACCGAGACGAACACTCGGCACCTTTCCTCTATCAAACAAAGAGTCAGCTTAACTTGTGTGTTCTCAGCGAGCATCGAGTACCCAAAGACGTTAAATGCACTTCACCTCCACCGATAATGACAGAACTAGCGTTATCTCACTCGAAAGTTGTCAACGAACTTAAAAATGCATTAAAGTCCCATGATGTACTAAAAAGTACGTTCAAGGAAAAAGAAACTCACGATCGAACAGATCGAGATGTTATATCACCAACAGggtttataagtaaatttatggGTAATTTTAAGAGTAAAGATGAGGAGCGAGAGTGCCTGATGCCATCGTTACCTCAGACACAGATTGTGGCGTCATCGGAGAACTTCTTCAGGACGAACTTCAAGAGTCCACAAAATGAATGTAAATTTGAAAAGGATTATAGAAGTAGCGTCATCAAGTCCCATAGTG ATCTCTCAGAAGAGAACCGAGGCTTGCTGTCATCAAGTCAAGCGTCATCAGGTACTGACTTTCAGTCGACAGAAACTTTGACAGAAACTAGCACTTTACCAAAGACTGGGTACGATTTCTTAGACAACtggtaa
- the LOC123668067 gene encoding zinc finger and BTB domain-containing protein 41-like, giving the protein MLHNTGQFGSDVPMNVNAQNMTSINERMNIDNNLAKISHPVPQSSPHFNIPDYGTYGLNMNANLSHYQNFHPIGFQPSNVPNPMHNSWPSNMLPMNLNMHSDQHMLGYQYGKPETLSDHKDLNLNKNLSIPQVQTKAFHKQMGMDGNYPSFKPHFRQYADYNLHLNAKTKPEVHKMDVTPELDKDIVSPHPYYEQNLDLSNKSQKIYSSPYQSTVSTEFNLSSDKNENGRNAGSQDLSTKIQKYNTVLQKPPTTYQEQRDPTPPKSTERNYPDNLSVSKPQNVEQNLTTNYHFPSSDIGNRFLKDQDSRRRSLENTVKMIENILSHSSNARKTDYYSQDDSMDTDASNKNKSNSKEPEIVSNSNQMDSKPNTPSPSECSNNETSQESTNISDDVDDDVPKNDDENKDNRTSETNEITNNDNASQSNSEDSSDCDIKPPIKEITLKPENDVQIDNSVVIKVEIFPSIVDMEYLNPFHRDIFGVQNEDVANNDVIDSENSINVAKEVIRNGASVEGAYFECPHCNLYFNHPKRFLIHAKWHSFGLTNEKRLELQKEKEMRKSMKKEARVVERMNQSEVTEDTPGRKFSCKECDKVFNSKASLKNHRQRYHPTRARECKICGKTVLGWMALRAHLATHTSESGYQCSDCPKRFKHPHSLAKHRDTHLEKTHACAQCPKKFGSAALLNVHMKTHERVLRGATFRCTYCAKGFFESYSLQVHERTHRNERPYHCEICNTSFGTNSSLKRHVKVSHNNSKPFECSTCHRCFISEAIRDRHEIRNHGNPEDFKFLCKQCPCKYLKLKDLRKHMYKSHPKGKRKKKVESDSE; this is encoded by the exons ATGTTGCATAATACGGGACAGTTTGGAAGCGATGTTCCTATGAATGTAAACGCTCAAAATATGACATCGATAAATGAAAGAATGaacattgataataatttagCTAAAATATCCCATCCAGTGCCGCAGTCATCACCACATTTTAATATACCAGATTACGGAACCTATGGACTTAACATGAACGCTAATTTGAGTCACTATCAGAACTTTCATCCTATTGGATTCCAGCCCAGCAACGTACCCAATCCTATGCACAATAGTTGGCCAAGTAACATGTTACCGATGAACTTGAATATGCACAGCGATCAGCACATGCTTGGTTACCAGTACGGTAAGCCCGAAACCCTTAGCGATCATAAAGATCTtaatttgaacaaaaatttGTCCATACCACAGGTGCAAACGAAAGCTTTTCATAAACAAATGGGCATGGATGGGAATTATCCGAGCTTCAAGCCTCATTTTAGACAATACGCTGATTACAACTTACATTTAAATGCAAAAACAAAGCCAGAGGTACATAAAATGGATGTCACACCGGAATTAGATAAAGATATAGTGTCACCACATCCTTATTATGAACAAAATTTagatttaagtaataaatctcAGAAAATATATTCCAGTCCATATCAGAGCACAGTCAGTACGGAGTTCAATTTGTCAAGTGATAAGAATGAAAATGGAAGGAATGCGGGTAGTCAGGATTTAagcacaaaaatacaaaaatataacacaGTCCTTCAAAAACCACCTACTACGTACCAAGAACAGAGAGACCCTACACCTCCAAAGAGCACTGAACGTAACTATCCTGACAATCTCAGTGTTTCCAAACCTCAAAATGTAGAACAGAATTTGACCACCAATTACCATTTTCCAAGTTCAGATATCGGTAACCGATTTTTAAAAGATCAAGATTCAAGACGACGAAGCCTGGAAAATACAGTTAAAATGATAGAAAACATACTATCTCATTCGTCAAATGCAAGAAAAACTGACTATTATAGCCAAGACGATTCAATGGACACTGATGcttctaacaaaaataaatcaaactcaAAAGAACCGGAAATCGTTTCAAATAGTAATCAAATGGACAGCAAACCAAACACACCGTCACCTTCAGAATGCTCTAACAATGAAACAAGTCAAGAAAGTACCAATATAAGTGATGATGTAGATGATGATGTTCCCAAAAACGATGATGAGAATAAGGATAACAGAACATCAGAAACTAATGAAATTACGAACAACGATAACGCTTCCCAGAGCAATAGTGAAGATTCATCAGACTGTGATATAAAGCCTccaataaaagaaataactttGAAACCAGAAAATGACGTTCAAATAGATAACTCGGTCGTTATCAAAGTAGAAATCTTTCCGAGTATAGTCGATATGGAATATCTAAATCCGTTTCACAGAGACATATTCGGTGTTCAGAATGAGGACGTAGCAAATAATGATGTTATCGACTCGGAAAATAGTATAAATGTCGCCAAAGAAGTTATTAGAAATG GAGCGTCAGTGGAAGGAGCATATTTCGAATGCCCGCACTGCAATCTATATTTTAATCACCCAAAACGATTCTTAATACACGCAAAGTGGCACTCATTCGGTCTGACGAATGAAAAGAGACTGGAGTTACAAAAGGAGAAAGAGATGAGGAAGAGTATGAAGAAGGAAGCAAGAGTCGTGGAGCGTATGAACCAGAGTGAGGTGACGGAGGATACTCCGGGGAGGAAGTTCAGTTGTAAAGAGTGCGATAAGGTGTTCAACTCTAAGGCTAGTCTGAAGAACCACAGACAAAG GTATCACCCGACACGCGCCAGAGAGTGTAAGATATGTGGCAAGACTGTACTAGGCTGGATGGCTCTGAGAGCTCACCTAGCCACACATACAAGCGAATCCGGTTACCAGTGCAGCGATTGCCCTAAGAGATTCAAGCATCCACATTCGCTTGCTAAGCATAGGGATACTCATTTg GAGAAAACCCACGCGTGCGCCCAATGCCCCAAGAAGTTTGGTTCGGCTGCCTTACTGAATGTTCACATGAAGACCCACGAACGTGTGCTGAGGGGGGCCACATTCAGGTGTACCTACTGCGCGAAGGGATTCTTCGAGTCCTACAGCTTACAG GTTCACGAGCGCACTCACCGCAACGAGAGACCGTACCATTGTGAGATATGCAACACTAGCTTTGGTACAAACTCAAGTCTAAAGAGACATGTGAAAGTG TCACACAACAATTCCAAGCCCTTCGAATGCTCGACCTGTCACCGTTGCTTTATATCCGAAGCCATCAGAGACAGACACGAAATAAGAAACCACGGTAACCCCGAGGACTTCAAGTTTCTCTGCAAGCAGTGTCCGTGTAAATATCTTAAATTGAAAGATTTAAGGAAGCACATGTACAAGTCACATCCGAAAGGCAAGAGGAAGAAAAAAGTTGAATCTGACAGCGAGTGA